A single region of the Jaculus jaculus isolate mJacJac1 chromosome 15, mJacJac1.mat.Y.cur, whole genome shotgun sequence genome encodes:
- the LOC123455080 gene encoding cyclin-dependent kinase 2-associated protein 1-like → MATSSQYRQLLSDYGPPSLGCTQGTGNSQVPQSKYAELLAIIEELGKEIRPTYAGSKSAMERLKRGIIHARGLVREGLAETERNARSQSH, encoded by the coding sequence ATGGCGACATCCTCTCAGTACCGTCAGCTGTTGAGTGACTATGGGCCACCATCGTTAGGCTGTACCCAGGGAACCGGGAACAGCCAGGTGCCTCAGAGCAAATATGCCGAGCTGCTAGCCATCATTGAAGAACTGGGAAAGGAGATCAGACCCACATATGCAGGGAGCAAGAGTGCCATGGAGCGGCTCAAACGAGGCATCATCCATGCCCGAGGGCTGGTTCGGGAGGGCTTGGCTGAGACAGAACGCAATGCCAGATCCCAGTCTCATTAG